A single region of the Brassica rapa cultivar Chiifu-401-42 chromosome A03, CAAS_Brap_v3.01, whole genome shotgun sequence genome encodes:
- the LOC103857880 gene encoding BTB/POZ and MATH domain-containing protein 3 isoform X3: MDFVHPPISKSVKTTHNATANMSTAVADHPNSDSTSTTVMETVNGSHQFTIKGYSLAKGMGPGRYIQSDVFSIAGYDWAIYFYPDGKNPEDNSAYVSFFIALASDSSDIRALFELTLMDQSGKGRHKVHSHFDRTLEGGPYTLKCKGSMWGYKRFLRRTALEASDYLKDDSLVINCTVGVVRARLEVPKQFGVVLPSSDMGQGLKDLIDSEVGCDIAFQVGDETYKAHKLILAARSPVFRAQFYGPIGNNNVERIVIEDIEPSIFKAMLSFIYTDGLPDVHEITGSASASLITNMIQHLLAAADLYDLGRLKVLCEVFLCEKLNVDNVATTLALAEQHQLSELKAFCLKFVTSPGNLRGDSMFD, from the exons ATGGACTTCGTTCACCCACCAATTTCAAAATCGGTAAAAACTACTCATAACGCGACGGCGAACATGAGCACTGCGGTTGCAGATCACCCAAATTCAGATTCCACCTCTACAACGGTCATGGAGACGGTGAACGGTTCGCACCAGTTCACGATCAAGGGCTACTCTCTAGCCAAAGGCATGGGCCCAGGGAGATACATACAGAGCGACGTCTTCTCCATCGCCGGATACGACTGGGCGATCTACTTCTACCCCGACGGGAAGAACCCTGAGGACAACTCGGCGTACGTCTCTTTCTTCATCGCGCTCGCCAGTGATTCTAGCGACATTAGGGCTTTGTTCGAGCTCACGTTGATGGATCAGAGTGGTAAAGGGAGGCATAAGGTGCATAGTCACTTTGATCGGACGCTTGAAGGTGGTCCTTATACGCTTAAGTGTAAAGGTAGCATGTG GGGTTACAAACGCTTTTTAAGACGAACAGCTTTAGAAGCCTCTGATTACTTAAAGGATGATTCTCTCGTCATCAATTGTACAGTTGGCGTTGTCAGAGCCCGGCTCGAGGTTCCGAAACAGTTTGGCGTTGTGCTGCCCTCGTCTGATATGGGTCAGGGGTTGAAAGACTTGATAGATTCTGAAGTTGGCTGCGACATAGCTTTCCAAGTCGGAGACGAGACTTACAAAGCTCACAAACTCATCCTCGCAGCACGCTCGCCGGTTTTCAGAGCTCAGTTCTATGGACCAATAGGGAACAACAACGTGGAGAGGATAGTGATAGAGGACATCGAGCCTTCTATCTTTAAG GCTATGCTTAGCTTCATCTACACCGATGGACTCCCTGATGTGCACGAGATTACGGGGTCAGCTTCTGCGAGTTTAATCACGAACATGATACAACATCTCTTGGCGGCTGCTGACCTCTATGACCTTGGAAGGTTAAAGGTGTTATGCGAAGTTTTTCTATGTGAGAAACTAAATGTTGATAATGTGGCAACAACACTTGCACTGGCTGAACAGCACCAACTGTCAGAGCTCAAAGCCTTCTGCTTAAAGTTTGTTACATCTCCAGGAAAC
- the LOC103857880 gene encoding BTB/POZ and MATH domain-containing protein 3 isoform X2, whose translation MDFVHPPISKSVKTTHNATANMSTAVADHPNSDSTSTTVMETVNGSHQFTIKGYSLAKGMGPGRYIQSDVFSIAGYDWAIYFYPDGKNPEDNSAYVSFFIALASDSSDIRALFELTLMDQSGKGRHKVHSHFDRTLEGGPYTLKCKGSMWGYKRFLRRTALEASDYLKDDSLVINCTVGVVRARLEVPKQFGVVLPSSDMGQGLKDLIDSEVGCDIAFQVGDETYKAHKLILAARSPVFRAQFYGPIGNNNVERIVIEDIEPSIFKAMLSFIYTDGLPDVHEITGSASASLITNMIQHLLAAADLYDLGRLKVLCEVFLCEKLNVDNVATTLALAEQHQLSELKAFCLKFVTSPGNLRGLYILLML comes from the exons ATGGACTTCGTTCACCCACCAATTTCAAAATCGGTAAAAACTACTCATAACGCGACGGCGAACATGAGCACTGCGGTTGCAGATCACCCAAATTCAGATTCCACCTCTACAACGGTCATGGAGACGGTGAACGGTTCGCACCAGTTCACGATCAAGGGCTACTCTCTAGCCAAAGGCATGGGCCCAGGGAGATACATACAGAGCGACGTCTTCTCCATCGCCGGATACGACTGGGCGATCTACTTCTACCCCGACGGGAAGAACCCTGAGGACAACTCGGCGTACGTCTCTTTCTTCATCGCGCTCGCCAGTGATTCTAGCGACATTAGGGCTTTGTTCGAGCTCACGTTGATGGATCAGAGTGGTAAAGGGAGGCATAAGGTGCATAGTCACTTTGATCGGACGCTTGAAGGTGGTCCTTATACGCTTAAGTGTAAAGGTAGCATGTG GGGTTACAAACGCTTTTTAAGACGAACAGCTTTAGAAGCCTCTGATTACTTAAAGGATGATTCTCTCGTCATCAATTGTACAGTTGGCGTTGTCAGAGCCCGGCTCGAGGTTCCGAAACAGTTTGGCGTTGTGCTGCCCTCGTCTGATATGGGTCAGGGGTTGAAAGACTTGATAGATTCTGAAGTTGGCTGCGACATAGCTTTCCAAGTCGGAGACGAGACTTACAAAGCTCACAAACTCATCCTCGCAGCACGCTCGCCGGTTTTCAGAGCTCAGTTCTATGGACCAATAGGGAACAACAACGTGGAGAGGATAGTGATAGAGGACATCGAGCCTTCTATCTTTAAG GCTATGCTTAGCTTCATCTACACCGATGGACTCCCTGATGTGCACGAGATTACGGGGTCAGCTTCTGCGAGTTTAATCACGAACATGATACAACATCTCTTGGCGGCTGCTGACCTCTATGACCTTGGAAGGTTAAAGGTGTTATGCGAAGTTTTTCTATGTGAGAAACTAAATGTTGATAATGTGGCAACAACACTTGCACTGGCTGAACAGCACCAACTGTCAGAGCTCAAAGCCTTCTGCTTAAAGTTTGTTACATCTCCAGGAAAC